AGTTTTTTTGCATCAGGACAGATATTCGGATCTGTTGTATACACACCTTCAACATCCGTATAGATTTCGCAGACATCCGACTTAATTGCTGCTGCAAGCGCAACAGCAGTTGTGTCAGAGCCGCCTCTGCCAAGTGTTGTAATATTCCCATCTTCGTCAACACCCTGAAACCCTGCAACCACAACGATATTTCCATTTTTAAGTTCAGAGAAAAGTTTCTCTGTATCAATCCTCTCTATCCTTGCCTTGCCAAAAGAACTGTCTGTTATTATCGGCACCTGATGCCCGAGAAAGGATTTTGCCTTAAAGCCCAGTTCCTGAAGAGCAAGGGCAAGTAGCCCGGTTGTAACCTGCTCCCCTGTTGATACAACAGCATCATATTCCCTGCCAATTGGGAATTCCTTTGATTGATGCGCCAAGTCAACGAGTTTATTTGTCTCTCCTGACATTGCAGAGACAACCACAACAACCTTATTTCCCTTCCTCTTTGTCTGTGCAACCCTTATGGCAACATTTCTAATTCTTTCAATATTGCCGACAGATGTTCCGCCGTATTTTTGAACGATTAATGCCATGTCTACCTCTTCCTTCCTATTTTATGTACCGCCATCCCATGCACATCTTCTGCTGCCTCCATGACAATTTCAGGCAGTGTTGGATGGGCATGTATTGTCTCAGCAATGTCCTTTGTTTTTACACCTGTCTTTATTGCAAGGGCAACCTCGCCAATCAAATCCGTTGCATGGGCGCCTATGATTGAGCAGCCAAGAACCTTATCTGTAGAGGGGTCTGCAAGGATTTGGACAAAGCCTTCTTCCTCGCCCATGCACAAAGCCTTGCCTGATGCCGCATAAGGAAATCTTCCGATTTTCACATCAAGCCCTTTTTCCTTTGCCTCCTTTTCACGCAAGCCAACGCTTGCTATTTCAGGGTCAGTAAATATGCCTGCTGGCACGCATGAATAATCCATAGTCTCATTTTTCCCAAGCGCATTTTTAACAGCAACTATGCCTTCACTGGATGCAATATGAGCCAAAAGCATCCCTCCTATAACATCCCCTGCCGCATAAACATCATGGACATTTGTCTCCATTTTTTCGTTTCCAACAACCCTGCCTTTTTCCGTGTTCATGCCGATTTTTTCCAGCCCTAATCCCTGCGAATTAAAACTCCTGCCGATTGATACCATGACCTTTTCAGTTACAAACTCTCTGCTGTCTTTGAGTGTTGTTCTTACACCGCTGCCTGTATCCTCAACACTTTCAACCATTGCCTCAGTAATTACATCAATGCCTCTATCTTTAAAATTCTTTAGTATAACCCTTGAGACCTGCTTATCCTCCATATAGAGTATTATGGGCAGGAGTTCAATGATTGTAATCTTACTTCCAAATTCTGCGAACATACTGGCGAATTCACATCCCATTACACCGCCGCCTATTATTAGGAGGCTCTTCGGGACTTTAGTCAAATTCAAAAGTTCTGTGGATGTGATGATATTCTTTCTGTCAATGTTAAATGCAGGTATCATTGCAGGCTCTGAACCTGTTGCAATAATCGTTTTTTTGGCAAATATAATTTCAACCTGACCGTCCCTTTTTGTAACCTTAATCTGGTTTGGATTCTCAAAAGAACCATCTCCATCAAAAGATGCAACACCATTTCCTTTCAGGAGTTGAAGCCTTTGTAGGGATGCACCCCCTGTTGAGGCATGTCCCGCCAATTCTCTTTTTTTCAATGACCGCGACCTTCGCCCCTTCTTGCGCCCCCTTTATTGCCGCAACATACCCTGCAGGTCCTCCGCCTATAACAACAACATCAAACTCTTGCATTTAATCCTCCGTAGATTGTACAGATTTGCGCCATATCTGTTTTGATATGCATCTTAAGACTAATGCATCAATTTTGCCTTATGAAAGGTAACAGAGATTTTCTTTGAAATCAAGTGGAGAAAAGCAGGTGAAGTGGTAAAGGATTTATTTATGAGGCAACATAGCAATAAGAAAAGGCAGGGTCCAATACCATTTCCCGAATAGTGTCTTTATAGGATGTTGCGGCAGGTATTTCTTCAGCAAATGTCCAACTTGAAGGGCTTTCAATAACCTTTCTTACAAGTTTCTGATTTAAACAATGTCCTGATCTTTCTGCAATAATGTGTCCTCTTATTGTTGCTCCAAGAAGAGAGATGTCACCCATACAGTCAAGGATCTTATGTCTTACGAATTCGTCCGGAAACCGCATGCAATCTCTGTTAATAATCTTTGTGTCATCTATGACAATTGCATTTTCAAGAGAGCCGCCTGCCACCAGCCCCTGAGATCTAAGCCATTCAACCTCTTTTAAAAATCCAAATGTTCTTGCCCCGCATAGTTCATCTTTAAAAGATGTTTCAGAGTAAACGGTTGAAAGAGATTGATTTTTCAAGAATGGATGGTCAAAACTTATAGAGTATGTTATTTTAAAATCCCTTGCAGGCAGCATCAACGCCACCTTTCTGCCATCCCTGACCTTTATAGGTCTCTTTATAACGATAATCTTTTTTATCTTTTTCTGGGTTTCAATGCCTGCTGTCTGTATTAACTCCACAAAAGGCAATGCACTTCCATCCATTATAGGTATTTCACAGGAATCAACCTCAACAACTGCATTGTCTATTTCAAGACCATAAAATGCAGCGAGAAGATGTTCTACAGTTCCTAATGTGATGCCCTCTAATCCAAGTGTTGTTGCAAGCCGGGTGTCAACAACATTTTTTGAGCATGCCTTAATAACAACACCACCGCTGACATCCGTTCTTATAAATGTTATGCCGCTATTTTCATCAGCAGGTAATATCCTGACATTGACTTTTTTGCCGCTGTGAAGTCCAATGCCGTTAAAACTTACGCTGTTTTTTAATGTCTTTTGTTTTGCCATATTATCATTAAAATTGGTTTACAAGATAAAGGGTAAGCAAATAATATGCCATGTGCATAAATTTAAAATTATCAAGCAAATACAATTAGATGCAAGCTTTCGTCCGGGTTAAAAAGGGATAGGGGGTGTATTTAAAATACAACCCATTAGATATTCATTCTCTTTTTTGATACGCTTGTAAAAATTTTTTAAAAATCTCTTGACATCATTATTGTAATATACTATATACGCACATGCGTATATACAAATCTATGGAAAAGGTCATACAGATATATAAAGCCCTGTCTGATGGAACAAGAATAAGGATAGTAAATATCCTTCAGGGTAAAAGGCTGTGTGTTAACCGTATAGCAGAGGTCCTTGGGATTCAGCAGGCTAAAATATCCCGCCATCTATTTTATCTTAAAAATGTGGGTTTGGTTAATAGTGAAAAAGACGGGCTTCGGGTTTACTATACACTGCCAGATGATGGATTATGCCAACCAGTAATAAAATGTCTTAAAGAATTAAGAAAAGATGTCATAGAACTGGATGAGGATATAAAAAGACTAAACAAAGAGAAGTCGCGCGAAGAGTCGTGCTGTTAAAATTTTTCAAGGCTAAAGCCTTGAGGGACATAAATCATAGGAGAATTCATGCCTGAAGTTATTGAGAAATCTGACCCGTCAACTATCGCAAAAAGCAGAGCAGGTGTTTATCATCTTATTTCAAAGTTTTATTTGAAAGAGGTTTCTCCTGAATTTTTGGCTGTCCTCAAGAAAAAAGAGATGCTGGAATTATTAAATGGTCTTGACGTTGATTTTGGCAAGGTTCTTTCTAATTTCTCTGACGAGACAAAATTTCTGGATGAACTTGCAACAGAATATGCGGCTCTCTTTATTGTCGGAGGCGGCATTCCGCCTTATGAATCAGCGCGTTTGAAAGGGATGTTATGTCAGGAGCCTGAGGCGCAGGTAAGGGCGTTTTATAAAAGATGCGGTCTAACTGTAAAAGATGAAAACAAAATATTTTCTGACCATCTTGGTATGGAATTGGAGTTTATGGGTTATCTTGCGGATAAAGAGGCAGAGGCATGGAAAAACAATGATGAAAAGACCGCCGGGGAGTGGAGCGGCTTGCAAAAAGAATTTTTTACAGAACATCTGGATAAATGGGCATTTGCCTTTTTAAAGGATATGGCTCTATGCGCCTTTCATCCGTTTTATAAAGAGGCGGCTAAACTTACAAGATGTTTTCTGGAACTGGAAAAGGAAGACCTGATTGACAGCAAGCAAAATAGGATAGAGTCTGCGGACAAAATATCCTTGACAACATGATAAAAAATATTTATATATCCATATCCGCATAAACAGATATATGAAAAAGATTACTAAAATATATCAGGCGCTTTCAGACGAGACAAGACTAAGGATATTAAACCTGCTGCACGAAGGCGAACTATGCGTATGCCATATTATGGATGTTTTGGAAACAGGTCAATCAAAAATATCAAGACATCTTACATATCTTAAAAATGCGGGGCTTGTTCATAATAGAAGAAACGGGCTTTGGGTTTACTATTCATTATCAAAGGATAAATCTTATATACCTCTCTTAAAATGTCTGAAAGAATTGAGGGTGAGTGTAAGGCAGTTAAAAAACGATAGTGAAAGGATGCTCAAGAAAAAGGACGAGGCTTCTTTATTAGGTATGACTATAGATACGAAATGTTGTAATACTTCCAAAACAGAAAAGAATAGCAGAACAGAGTGTAAATGTTAGTTTACTAAACAGGAATATTTTCCTGATTGATAGGTTTGTAAAGAGTCAAAAAAGCAGTTTGCATTTTTAATTATTATACCTTTTTAACAAATGTAATTTTTAAAGACTTTTTACAAAACCGTCAATGATAAATTTTACACCTGATAGATGCCAATCATGGCTTTACAAAAAGGCTGACTGCCGTTTGTGTGTTGAAGCCTGTCCTGTTGAGGGTTGCATAAGTTTTAAAGACTCTCAACTGATTGTTAAGGCAGAAGAATGTGTCGGTTGCGGCGTATGCACAACTGTCTGTCCCACAAGCGCCCTGGAAATGGAAGGGTTAACTGACAGAGAACTCTTAAGCAGGCTTATGGCAGCACTGCCTGAAAACACTACCAGTATTACCCCTCAACCCGCAATCCGAAATCCGCAATCCGAAATTTTCTTAACTATTGGCTGTTCCCTTGGTTCAAAGGATTCTAAATCTGCAATCTGCAATCTGCAATCTGCAATCTTCATCAATCTTCCCTGTCTTGCTATATTAAAAGAATCACATCTCATATCTTTAGTCCTTTCAGGCACGCGGAATATTTACCTTGACTTAACCCGATGTGGTGACTGTTCATTCAAACACGGCAGAAAGACTATTGAAAAGACCATGTCTTATGCCTCAAGTCTTTTGGGGGCGATGGGGTATGAAGATAGACTTCAGAC
The genomic region above belongs to Deltaproteobacteria bacterium and contains:
- a CDS encoding UDP-3-O-acyl-N-acetylglucosamine deacetylase — encoded protein: MAKQKTLKNSVSFNGIGLHSGKKVNVRILPADENSGITFIRTDVSGGVVIKACSKNVVDTRLATTLGLEGITLGTVEHLLAAFYGLEIDNAVVEVDSCEIPIMDGSALPFVELIQTAGIETQKKIKKIIVIKRPIKVRDGRKVALMLPARDFKITYSISFDHPFLKNQSLSTVYSETSFKDELCGARTFGFLKEVEWLRSQGLVAGGSLENAIVIDDTKIINRDCMRFPDEFVRHKILDCMGDISLLGATIRGHIIAERSGHCLNQKLVRKVIESPSSWTFAEEIPAATSYKDTIREMVLDPAFSYCYVAS
- a CDS encoding winged helix-turn-helix transcriptional regulator, whose translation is MEKVIQIYKALSDGTRIRIVNILQGKRLCVNRIAEVLGIQQAKISRHLFYLKNVGLVNSEKDGLRVYYTLPDDGLCQPVIKCLKELRKDVIELDEDIKRLNKEKSREESCC
- a CDS encoding molecular chaperone TorD family protein, with amino-acid sequence MPEVIEKSDPSTIAKSRAGVYHLISKFYLKEVSPEFLAVLKKKEMLELLNGLDVDFGKVLSNFSDETKFLDELATEYAALFIVGGGIPPYESARLKGMLCQEPEAQVRAFYKRCGLTVKDENKIFSDHLGMELEFMGYLADKEAEAWKNNDEKTAGEWSGLQKEFFTEHLDKWAFAFLKDMALCAFHPFYKEAAKLTRCFLELEKEDLIDSKQNRIESADKISLTT
- a CDS encoding metalloregulator ArsR/SmtB family transcription factor, whose amino-acid sequence is MKKITKIYQALSDETRLRILNLLHEGELCVCHIMDVLETGQSKISRHLTYLKNAGLVHNRRNGLWVYYSLSKDKSYIPLLKCLKELRVSVRQLKNDSERMLKKKDEASLLGMTIDTKCCNTSKTEKNSRTECKC